Proteins encoded by one window of Flagellimonas lutaonensis:
- a CDS encoding CNNM domain-containing protein has protein sequence MGLLLFYALISIFFSFLCSILEAVLLSITPTFINVKKAEGKAYAFELENLKKDVDKPLIAILTLNTVAHTVGAILVGVQAKTAYADAFDSEQRVVWGIEFTEDIMVGAVSTVMTILILVASEIIPKTIGATFWKQLANFTAKALKVMVFILKWTGLLWILQLFTKLIGKKNVHGSVLSREDFTAMADIAHEEGAVLESESKVIKNLLRFDEIKAKDIMTPRTVLKIASEDMTIKDFFQANPQLRFSRIPVYKDRVDNITGFVLKDQVLETIINEKGTAPLSTIKRDILATSRDTPIPQLFETFVAKREHIALVVDEYGSVSGLVTMEDVIETLLGLEIMDESDNVADLQLLARKNWEERAKRLGIIQEQIPDED, from the coding sequence ATGGGACTGCTACTTTTTTACGCGCTTATTTCTATATTTTTCTCGTTTCTCTGCTCTATTTTAGAGGCAGTGCTGCTCAGTATCACCCCTACTTTTATCAATGTTAAAAAAGCTGAGGGAAAGGCCTATGCCTTTGAGCTTGAAAACCTCAAGAAAGACGTTGACAAACCATTGATAGCCATTCTTACCCTGAATACCGTTGCCCACACGGTGGGGGCCATTCTGGTCGGGGTCCAGGCCAAAACGGCCTATGCAGATGCCTTTGACAGCGAGCAACGCGTGGTGTGGGGCATTGAGTTCACCGAAGATATCATGGTAGGGGCCGTTTCAACGGTCATGACCATTTTGATCTTGGTCGCCTCAGAAATCATTCCCAAAACCATAGGCGCCACCTTTTGGAAGCAATTGGCCAATTTCACGGCAAAGGCGCTCAAGGTAATGGTGTTTATCCTAAAATGGACCGGACTCCTATGGATCTTGCAGTTGTTCACAAAACTGATAGGAAAGAAAAACGTTCACGGTAGCGTGTTGAGCCGTGAAGACTTCACTGCCATGGCCGACATTGCCCACGAAGAAGGGGCCGTGCTCGAATCAGAATCCAAAGTCATCAAAAACCTGTTGCGCTTTGATGAAATCAAGGCCAAAGACATCATGACCCCTAGAACGGTTTTGAAAATCGCTTCGGAGGACATGACCATCAAAGATTTTTTTCAGGCCAACCCACAGCTGCGGTTCTCTAGGATACCCGTCTACAAAGACCGTGTTGACAACATTACCGGCTTTGTGCTGAAAGACCAAGTGCTCGAGACCATCATCAATGAAAAAGGTACGGCACCCCTATCGACAATAAAGCGCGATATTTTGGCCACAAGCCGAGACACCCCGATTCCACAGTTGTTCGAAACCTTTGTCGCCAAAAGGGAGCACATTGCCCTTGTGGTCGATGAGTACGGTTCGGTAAGCGGGCTGGTTACCATGGAAGACGTCATAGAAACCTTGTTGGGCCTAGAAATCATGGACGAAAGCGACAATGTAGCCGACCTGCAACTACTGGCACGAAAAAATTGGGAAGAGCGTGCCAAGCGTTTGGGCATTATTCAAGAACAAATACCGGATGAGGACTAA
- a CDS encoding uroporphyrinogen-III synthase, whose protein sequence is MNIKTKIARLLHQEQTEAEKKLWGYVRNRQFENLKFKRQHPLKEYIVDFFCAEYGMIIELDGDSHNQINQKEKDELRDKHLRGLGYYVLRFENQMVFKNIDVVFKAIQQAKTKQDSYAEERKKQLEDGKKARKGHLTPALSPRRGSSTILSTKILSKPQKERLLAAGLGLVEYNAIEIDHLDFELETGYDNYIFTSQNAVKSYTKKENSENRSKIKAFCVGKKTASLLKHHGFSVIETADHATDLAQIIVEKYGDRAFLFLTGNNRRQELPTILEKNNVQYKDIVVYETHLAPKRFERHFEGILFFSPSGVQSFTALNSLEKATAFCIGDTTANEAKKHTDNVVVANKPTIENVLVQVVKHFSADTH, encoded by the coding sequence ATGAACATAAAAACCAAAATAGCTAGGTTGTTACATCAAGAACAGACAGAAGCTGAAAAAAAGCTTTGGGGATATGTGAGAAATCGACAATTCGAAAACCTAAAATTTAAAAGACAGCATCCCCTTAAGGAGTATATCGTTGATTTTTTTTGTGCAGAATATGGGATGATAATTGAACTCGATGGGGATTCTCACAATCAAATCAACCAAAAAGAAAAAGATGAGCTTCGCGATAAACATCTAAGAGGCTTAGGATATTATGTTCTTCGCTTTGAAAACCAAATGGTATTTAAAAATATCGATGTAGTTTTTAAAGCTATTCAACAAGCCAAAACAAAGCAAGATTCTTACGCTGAAGAAAGAAAAAAACAGCTTGAAGATGGAAAGAAAGCCCGAAAAGGCCACCTCACCCCGGCCCTTTCCCCAAGGAGAGGGAGTAGTACCATACTCTCAACTAAAATCCTTTCGAAACCACAAAAAGAACGACTTCTGGCTGCCGGTTTGGGGCTTGTCGAATACAACGCCATCGAAATAGACCATTTGGATTTTGAACTTGAAACCGGCTACGACAACTATATTTTCACCAGTCAGAACGCCGTAAAATCGTATACGAAAAAAGAAAATTCTGAAAACCGTAGTAAAATCAAAGCTTTCTGTGTAGGAAAAAAAACAGCCTCACTGCTAAAACATCATGGTTTTTCAGTGATTGAGACAGCCGACCATGCAACTGATTTAGCCCAAATAATCGTCGAAAAATATGGAGATCGGGCGTTTCTCTTCCTTACAGGGAATAATAGGAGGCAGGAATTGCCAACTATCCTTGAAAAAAATAACGTTCAGTATAAAGATATTGTGGTCTACGAAACACATTTGGCGCCCAAACGATTTGAACGCCATTTCGAGGGAATCCTTTTTTTTAGCCCCAGTGGGGTGCAAAGTTTCACGGCCTTGAATAGTTTGGAAAAGGCAACTGCCTTTTGCATAGGTGACACCACCGCGAACGAGGCAAAAAAACATACCGATAACGTTGTTGTGGCCAATAAGCCAACCATAGAGAACGTACTGGTGCAGGTCGTCAAACATTTTTCGGCCGATACGCATTGA
- the hemF gene encoding oxygen-dependent coproporphyrinogen oxidase gives MKDRFYEYIQNLQDTITSKLEEVDGKATFKQDLWHRPEGGGGRTRVIENGNVFEKGGVNISVVHGDLPQSMQQYFGVENADFYACGLSLVIHPKNPFVPTVHANWRYFEMYDKQGNIVDQWFGGGQDLTPYYLFEEDAQHFHSICKIACDKHHTAFYPQYKKRCDEYFWNAHRNEARGVGGLFFDYCKANDNMDMEAWYNFVTEVGDSFLDAYIPIVLKRKGAPYGQKHRDWQEIRRGRYVEFNLVHDKGTLFGLRTNGRIESILMSLPPHVQWRYDHQPEKGSEEEKLVKVLQHPREWV, from the coding sequence ATCAAAGACCGTTTCTACGAGTATATCCAAAACCTGCAGGATACCATCACCTCAAAACTTGAAGAAGTTGATGGCAAGGCAACATTCAAACAAGACCTATGGCATAGGCCCGAAGGCGGCGGTGGCCGTACCCGAGTTATTGAAAACGGGAACGTCTTTGAAAAAGGCGGGGTAAACATATCGGTCGTCCACGGAGACCTTCCACAAAGCATGCAGCAATATTTTGGGGTTGAAAATGCCGATTTCTATGCCTGCGGATTGAGTTTGGTCATCCATCCCAAAAATCCGTTCGTGCCCACCGTACACGCCAATTGGCGCTATTTTGAAATGTACGACAAGCAAGGCAACATTGTAGACCAATGGTTTGGTGGGGGGCAAGACCTAACTCCCTACTACCTTTTTGAAGAAGATGCCCAACACTTCCACTCCATCTGCAAGATAGCATGCGACAAGCACCATACCGCCTTTTACCCACAATACAAAAAGCGCTGCGACGAGTATTTTTGGAATGCCCATCGCAACGAGGCAAGGGGCGTGGGCGGACTGTTCTTCGACTACTGCAAGGCAAACGATAATATGGATATGGAAGCCTGGTACAACTTTGTGACAGAAGTGGGCGACAGTTTTTTGGATGCATATATACCGATTGTTCTAAAAAGAAAGGGCGCCCCATATGGCCAAAAGCACCGTGATTGGCAAGAGATACGTCGTGGCCGGTATGTTGAGTTCAACTTGGTGCACGACAAGGGTACGCTGTTCGGGCTGCGCACCAACGGTCGCATTGAAAGCATTTTGATGAGCCTGCCACCCCATGTGCAATGGCGGTACGACCACCAACCCGAAAAGGGAAGTGAAGAGGAAAAACTTGTCAAGGTTTTGCAACACCCCAGAGAATGGGTCTGA
- the hemC gene encoding hydroxymethylbilane synthase: protein MSRPIRIGTRDSELALWQAHTVKNRLEVLGHSTELVPVKSTGDLVLDKPLYQLGITGIFTKTLDVAMLKGEIDIAVHSMKDVPTLLPSGIVQTAVLERGDTCDMLVHKGTDFLEDSAKPATIATGSLRRKAQWLNRYPNHTMVDLRGNVNTRLQKLSDNDWQGAIFAAAGLKRIDLLPKNTIRLDWMVPAPAQGAMMVVARENNADTIKKTTPLNHNETDLCTAVERAFLRTLEGGCTAPIGALATIKTQTVYFKGVLLSLDGKKKLTVEKQVPLSNIKGFGEICAKEILSRGGKEIMKEIKAKTKT, encoded by the coding sequence ATGAGTAGACCCATACGCATTGGCACACGCGACAGCGAATTGGCCCTTTGGCAGGCCCATACGGTGAAAAACAGATTGGAGGTCCTGGGCCACAGCACCGAGTTGGTGCCCGTCAAATCAACAGGAGACCTGGTACTTGACAAACCCCTTTACCAACTGGGCATCACGGGTATTTTTACCAAAACCCTCGATGTGGCCATGCTGAAGGGCGAGATCGACATCGCCGTGCACTCCATGAAAGATGTGCCCACCCTGTTGCCCTCGGGCATCGTACAAACCGCTGTTCTTGAACGTGGTGATACTTGTGACATGTTGGTTCATAAAGGCACGGATTTTCTGGAAGATTCCGCCAAACCGGCAACCATAGCCACGGGCAGCTTACGCAGAAAAGCACAGTGGCTGAACCGCTATCCGAACCATACCATGGTCGATTTGCGCGGAAATGTCAACACGCGCCTACAGAAACTCAGCGATAACGATTGGCAGGGAGCCATTTTTGCAGCGGCAGGACTCAAACGCATTGATCTCTTGCCCAAAAATACCATTCGGTTGGATTGGATGGTTCCAGCCCCGGCCCAAGGGGCCATGATGGTGGTCGCCAGAGAGAACAATGCCGATACCATCAAAAAGACAACCCCACTAAACCATAATGAGACCGACCTTTGCACAGCAGTGGAACGTGCTTTTTTGCGCACCCTCGAAGGAGGATGCACCGCCCCGATAGGAGCTTTGGCAACCATAAAAACCCAAACGGTTTATTTTAAAGGGGTCTTACTTTCGTTGGATGGAAAGAAAAAATTGACTGTTGAAAAACAAGTGCCACTGTCCAATATCAAAGGGTTTGGCGAGATATGCGCTAAAGAGATCTTGAGCAGAGGTGGCAAGGAAATCATGAAAGAGATCAAAGCCAAAACAAAAACGTAA
- a CDS encoding serine hydrolase domain-containing protein, whose translation MKTFRNKILLTITLHFVWALHPQQNDSLPYAHPSEVGLDSVYIHSQADSIITNGIKEGAFPGAQVLAAKNGRIIFHKAYGFHTYDSAQAVSPNDVYDLASVTKITAPLPALMKLVDEGKLNLDVPFSTYWKPWQKRKDKRDLTLREILAHQAGLQPYIVFLNKVRKKNGQLKKRFVRQQPNKRFQKQAYEGLFVKNRLGRKVQRMIDRSKVSEEKKYRYSGLPFLIFPKLIEQLTGEGYETYLEKHFYGPMGTKTLCFNPKQKKLPNAIVPTEIDTLFRHTLTQGWVHDENAALLGGVSGNAGLFGSAHDLAKLMLMYQNYGALNGQRYLSEKTVKEFTRVQYAENENRRGLGFDKPLLGNDTLALKDAYPAPAASPESFGHSGFTGTFVWADPEEQLVFVFLSNRVYPTRERRQLYDLNIRTALHQVFYKAKIEGK comes from the coding sequence ATGAAAACATTCCGCAATAAAATCCTTTTAACAATTACACTGCACTTTGTATGGGCCTTGCACCCCCAACAAAACGATTCCCTGCCCTATGCGCATCCATCTGAAGTGGGGCTCGATTCGGTCTACATCCATTCGCAGGCCGATTCAATTATAACGAATGGTATAAAAGAGGGTGCGTTCCCCGGGGCACAGGTATTGGCCGCCAAAAACGGCCGAATCATCTTTCACAAAGCCTACGGATTTCATACCTACGATAGTGCTCAAGCGGTTTCGCCAAATGATGTCTACGACCTTGCCTCGGTCACCAAGATCACGGCCCCGCTCCCTGCCCTGATGAAATTGGTCGATGAAGGAAAACTGAATTTGGATGTTCCTTTTTCTACCTATTGGAAGCCTTGGCAAAAGCGAAAAGACAAACGAGATCTGACCCTGCGCGAAATTCTAGCCCATCAAGCGGGCTTACAACCTTATATTGTATTTCTCAACAAGGTCAGAAAGAAAAACGGCCAATTGAAAAAACGTTTTGTGCGCCAACAACCGAACAAAAGGTTTCAGAAACAGGCGTATGAGGGGCTGTTTGTCAAAAATCGCTTAGGGCGAAAGGTACAGCGTATGATCGATCGCTCAAAAGTATCCGAAGAGAAGAAATACCGTTATTCAGGCCTTCCGTTTCTCATTTTTCCCAAATTGATCGAACAACTCACAGGTGAAGGCTACGAAACCTATCTTGAAAAGCATTTTTACGGTCCTATGGGTACCAAGACGCTCTGTTTCAATCCGAAGCAAAAAAAACTACCGAATGCCATTGTTCCTACCGAAATCGACACCCTTTTTCGCCATACCCTGACCCAAGGGTGGGTGCATGACGAAAACGCCGCCCTGTTGGGTGGGGTTTCGGGCAATGCAGGGCTGTTCGGTTCTGCCCACGACCTTGCAAAACTGATGCTCATGTATCAAAATTATGGGGCGTTGAACGGGCAGCGATACCTGTCAGAAAAGACGGTCAAAGAATTTACGAGGGTGCAATACGCCGAAAACGAAAACCGACGGGGCCTTGGTTTTGACAAACCGCTACTGGGCAACGATACCCTTGCCTTGAAAGACGCTTATCCCGCCCCGGCAGCAAGCCCTGAAAGTTTCGGACATTCAGGCTTTACGGGCACATTCGTTTGGGCAGATCCCGAAGAACAACTGGTATTTGTTTTTCTGTCGAACAGGGTCTACCCAACAAGGGAGCGCCGCCAATTGTACGACCTCAACATCAGAACCGCCCTGCACCAGGTGTTCTATAAGGCTAAAATTGAGGGTAAATGA
- a CDS encoding polysaccharide deacetylase family protein translates to MKRKNLSRFCNTPENGSEPLKETNMEKLLMIHADDAGLSESENRATIECLKKGLVSSYSIMVPCRGFQEIALFAKENPTYDHGIHLTLTCEWHGHRFGPVSPSEEVASLVDENGHFYKTRQELKEHAKPDEVRKELNAQLEMALEFGLRPSHIDSHMYSVGANPEFFEIYRELGKQYGLPVFINKKLLKDVGLQPDKVLKQNDFVVEHAHLATFEHFKKGHLKTFYLDAIENLPIGLNVLLVHPAPDNAEMKAITVNHPNFGSKWRQMDYETLTSEELRATLVENNVRLVSWKEISKIQQVQNRV, encoded by the coding sequence GTGAAGAGGAAAAACTTGTCAAGGTTTTGCAACACCCCAGAGAATGGGTCTGAACCGCTGAAAGAAACCAATATGGAAAAGCTGTTGATGATACACGCAGACGATGCGGGGCTTTCAGAATCTGAAAACCGGGCTACCATTGAATGCCTGAAAAAGGGCTTGGTAAGCTCGTATAGCATCATGGTGCCCTGCCGGGGTTTCCAAGAAATAGCGCTGTTTGCCAAAGAAAATCCCACTTACGATCATGGTATCCATCTGACACTGACCTGCGAATGGCATGGGCATCGATTTGGCCCCGTATCGCCATCTGAAGAGGTTGCAAGCCTTGTCGATGAAAACGGCCATTTCTACAAGACCAGGCAAGAGTTGAAAGAACACGCAAAACCTGATGAGGTGCGCAAAGAGCTTAATGCCCAGCTAGAAATGGCCTTGGAGTTCGGCTTACGGCCCAGCCATATCGACTCACATATGTACAGTGTTGGTGCCAACCCTGAATTCTTCGAAATTTATAGAGAATTGGGCAAGCAGTATGGCCTTCCGGTCTTTATCAACAAAAAGTTGCTCAAAGATGTGGGGCTTCAACCCGACAAGGTGCTAAAACAGAACGATTTTGTTGTGGAACATGCACATTTGGCCACCTTTGAACACTTTAAGAAAGGCCATCTCAAGACCTTTTATTTAGATGCCATTGAAAATTTACCAATAGGTCTGAATGTTCTTTTGGTGCACCCTGCCCCCGACAATGCCGAGATGAAGGCAATTACCGTGAACCACCCCAATTTTGGCTCAAAATGGCGCCAGATGGACTATGAAACCCTTACAAGTGAAGAACTAAGGGCAACGCTCGTTGAAAATAACGTTCGTTTGGTCTCGTGGAAAGAAATCAGCAAAATACAACAAGTGCAAAATCGGGTTTAA
- a CDS encoding DUF6973 domain-containing protein: MKVLSILKKVRFHDLWKLAILSLKNPWFIWPTIAATKETMSVSDHYFGNLHHQNGPANAFRHALWNYLIAKKCTKWSKNNRKVLKWTKDITDWHERAFTNRELARKMDYHNNAVGRQLFIDHIDQEVPEMVVLLQKMTNESNFIKEGDDLEQFKNQMVHISK, from the coding sequence ATGAAGGTGCTGAGCATACTGAAAAAGGTACGTTTTCATGACCTGTGGAAGTTGGCCATATTGTCTTTGAAAAACCCATGGTTTATTTGGCCGACTATCGCGGCAACAAAAGAAACCATGTCAGTATCGGATCATTATTTCGGAAATCTGCACCACCAGAACGGTCCGGCCAATGCCTTTCGCCATGCGCTGTGGAACTATCTGATTGCCAAAAAATGTACTAAATGGTCTAAAAATAATCGAAAAGTGTTGAAATGGACCAAGGACATTACCGACTGGCACGAACGCGCCTTTACGAACCGTGAATTGGCGAGAAAAATGGATTATCACAACAACGCGGTCGGCAGACAGCTTTTTATTGACCATATCGATCAAGAGGTGCCGGAAATGGTAGTACTATTACAAAAAATGACAAATGAATCCAACTTTATCAAAGAGGGTGACGATTTGGAACAATTCAAAAACCAAATGGTACATATATCAAAATGA
- the hemB gene encoding porphobilinogen synthase: protein MYPLIRNRRLRTNEAIRRLVRETVLTPDDFLVPLFVVEGKGVKEEIPSMPNYYRLSLDSLEKEVKELWGMGLCAVLLFVKVPDDLKDNKGSEAINVGGLMQRAIKTVKNACPDMLVMTDVALDPYSSYGHDGIVADGEILNDETSEILAEMSISHAAAGADFVAPSDMMDGRIQTIREALEDEGHTHTGIMSYSAKYASAFYGPFRDALDSAPVDIKNVPKDKKTYQMDPANRFEAIKETQMDIDEGADIVMVKPGLCYLDIVREVRNEVEVPVAVYQVSGEYAMLKAAAEKGWLDHDAVMMEQLLAIKRAGADIIATYFAKDAVRLLG, encoded by the coding sequence ATGTACCCATTAATTCGAAACAGAAGACTTAGAACAAACGAAGCCATCAGAAGATTGGTTCGTGAAACGGTTTTGACACCCGACGATTTCTTGGTACCGCTTTTTGTGGTAGAAGGAAAAGGGGTGAAAGAAGAGATTCCCTCCATGCCCAACTACTACCGCCTCAGTCTTGATTCCCTTGAGAAAGAAGTGAAAGAACTTTGGGGCATGGGTCTTTGCGCGGTGCTGCTTTTTGTAAAAGTACCCGATGATTTAAAGGACAACAAAGGTTCGGAGGCCATCAACGTGGGCGGACTCATGCAACGCGCCATCAAAACCGTGAAAAATGCGTGTCCGGATATGCTGGTCATGACCGATGTGGCGTTGGACCCCTATTCATCTTATGGACACGACGGGATTGTGGCAGACGGAGAAATCTTGAACGACGAGACCAGTGAAATCTTGGCCGAAATGAGCATTTCGCACGCAGCGGCAGGGGCCGATTTTGTGGCGCCCAGTGATATGATGGACGGCCGCATACAGACCATTCGTGAGGCCCTTGAAGATGAAGGCCATACCCATACGGGCATCATGAGCTACTCGGCCAAGTATGCCAGTGCGTTTTATGGCCCCTTTCGCGATGCCTTGGATTCAGCCCCCGTGGATATCAAGAATGTGCCCAAAGACAAGAAAACCTATCAAATGGACCCAGCCAACCGCTTCGAGGCCATCAAGGAAACCCAGATGGATATCGACGAGGGTGCCGATATTGTCATGGTCAAACCCGGGCTTTGCTATCTCGACATTGTCAGGGAGGTACGCAACGAGGTCGAGGTGCCCGTGGCCGTCTATCAGGTTTCGGGCGAATATGCCATGCTGAAGGCAGCGGCCGAAAAAGGCTGGCTAGACCATGATGCGGTGATGATGGAACAGCTTTTGGCCATCAAACGGGCCGGTGCCGACATCATCGCAACTTATTTTGCGAAAGACGCTGTTCGGTTATTGGGCTGA
- a CDS encoding PhzF family phenazine biosynthesis protein — protein sequence MKLTLYQIDAFTDHVFGGNPAAVCILDEWLKADLMQQIAQENNLAETAFIVQKNDIFELRWFTPETEVDLCGHATLAAAFVLFNYHGYTEKTIRFYSHRSGKLLVEKGLEGWMTMDFPSDDLAKIQGKPELFKAIGLTPFKTLKGKTDYLLIYNSQEEIEAIRPNFHLLDQLDCRGVIVSAQGRHADFVSRFFAPQCGIPEDPVTGSAHTSLAPYWANVLGKTQMTAKQLSKRGGNLICEYLGERVKISGRAVSYMTGRITL from the coding sequence ATGAAGTTGACCCTCTACCAAATCGATGCCTTCACCGACCATGTTTTTGGGGGCAACCCCGCTGCGGTCTGTATACTCGATGAGTGGCTCAAGGCCGATTTGATGCAACAAATCGCCCAAGAGAACAACTTGGCCGAAACGGCCTTTATCGTTCAGAAAAACGACATCTTTGAATTGCGGTGGTTCACCCCCGAAACGGAAGTAGACCTTTGCGGCCACGCCACTTTGGCCGCTGCCTTTGTGCTTTTCAACTATCATGGCTATACAGAAAAAACCATTCGGTTTTATTCTCATAGAAGCGGTAAGCTGTTGGTTGAGAAGGGATTGGAAGGTTGGATGACCATGGATTTCCCTTCGGATGACCTTGCCAAGATCCAAGGAAAACCAGAACTGTTCAAGGCCATCGGGCTGACCCCGTTCAAAACCTTAAAGGGCAAGACCGATTATTTGCTCATATATAACTCACAGGAAGAAATAGAGGCCATACGGCCCAATTTCCATTTGCTCGACCAGCTAGACTGTCGTGGCGTCATTGTTTCGGCCCAAGGAAGACATGCTGATTTTGTTTCCCGCTTTTTTGCACCACAATGCGGTATTCCCGAAGATCCGGTCACAGGTTCTGCGCACACCTCATTGGCCCCCTATTGGGCAAATGTGCTGGGCAAGACCCAGATGACGGCCAAACAGCTTTCGAAGAGAGGCGGCAATCTAATCTGCGAATATTTGGGCGAAAGGGTAAAAATATCAGGTAGGGCAGTATCTTATATGACCGGTCGAATTACCTTGTAG
- the hemE gene encoding uroporphyrinogen decarboxylase — protein MIKNDLFLRALKGETVDRPPVWMMRQAGRYLPEFMEIREKYDFFTRCRTPELASEITVQPIRRFGMDAAILFSDILVIPQAMDIEVQMKPNFGPYLPNPIRKAEDVDRVVVPNIGDSLGYVMDAIKMTKEKLNDEIPLIGFAGSPWTILCYCVQGQGSKSFDMAKGFCFTQPKAAHELLQKITDITIAYLKEKVSAGCDAVQIFDSWGGMLSPTDYQTFSWRYIQQIVDALKDRAPVIVFGKGCWFALHEMAKSGASAIGVDWTCTAQNARYLTGGKITLQGNFDPARLLSPPEDIKKMVRQMIDEFGKDRYIVNLGHGILPNVPVENAKAFIDAAKQYAP, from the coding sequence ATGATCAAAAACGACCTTTTTCTGAGAGCTTTAAAAGGCGAAACAGTGGACAGGCCTCCTGTTTGGATGATGCGCCAAGCGGGTCGCTATCTTCCTGAATTCATGGAAATACGTGAGAAATATGATTTCTTCACCCGTTGCCGTACACCCGAACTGGCCTCTGAAATAACCGTTCAACCCATTCGCAGATTTGGCATGGACGCCGCCATTCTCTTCAGCGATATTCTGGTAATCCCGCAAGCAATGGACATCGAGGTGCAGATGAAGCCCAATTTTGGGCCTTATTTGCCCAATCCGATTCGCAAGGCGGAAGATGTAGATCGTGTTGTTGTTCCCAACATTGGCGACTCCCTCGGTTATGTGATGGATGCCATTAAAATGACCAAAGAAAAGCTCAATGATGAAATTCCGCTTATCGGTTTTGCCGGCTCACCCTGGACAATACTTTGCTATTGCGTGCAAGGGCAGGGCAGCAAAAGTTTTGACATGGCCAAGGGGTTCTGTTTTACCCAGCCCAAAGCGGCACATGAACTGTTGCAGAAGATCACCGACATCACCATTGCCTACCTGAAAGAAAAAGTAAGTGCAGGCTGCGATGCAGTGCAGATTTTTGATTCGTGGGGGGGCATGCTATCGCCGACAGATTACCAGACATTTTCTTGGCGGTACATCCAACAGATTGTCGATGCCCTTAAAGATCGGGCGCCTGTCATCGTATTCGGCAAAGGGTGTTGGTTCGCCCTTCATGAAATGGCCAAATCGGGGGCCTCGGCCATTGGCGTGGATTGGACCTGCACGGCACAAAACGCCCGGTATTTAACGGGCGGCAAAATAACCTTGCAAGGCAACTTTGACCCGGCCAGGCTGTTGTCCCCACCCGAAGACATCAAAAAAATGGTGCGCCAAATGATCGATGAATTTGGCAAAGACCGATATATCGTCAACTTAGGGCACGGTATTTTGCCCAATGTACCGGTAGAAAACGCAAAGGCCTTTATAGATGCCGCGAAGCAGTATGCCCCATGA